A region from the Beduinella massiliensis genome encodes:
- a CDS encoding glycoside hydrolase domain-containing protein, which produces MEPYTFFLASSLEKVFPDQKPDALAEGAVCTAWRGTRAGVQLVFHSQAGAAAWRFKVAVSGAPQMPRMRRVECLPSDFPCYERRDENYLRDQPGLYPDLLWPLEADEIEPLPRQYRSLWLTFDVPKDARPGDYPVQVTVAAVEDHVAPNGARVKRPEGAQRACVLHFTLRVPRASLPPQKLLHTEWFHADCLAQYYGVEAYSEAHWRIVERFIKAAAEEHGINVLLTPVFTPPLDTAVGHERLCVQLVDIELEEGAYRFDFSKLARWADICRRNGVDTLEIAHLFTQWGAAATPNIYVHEQGALHRKFGWDVSARSPLYRAFLEAFLPALRQYLAGLGYDDEHVIYHISDEPSAGHSGQYRAARAQAADLLQGCRIMDALSDIGFYREGLVDHPVVAVDHIEPFVEAGVPGLWAYYCCGQCKDVPNRFYAMPSSRNRMMGVLLYLYRIEGFLHWGYNFYNAQYSLQPIDPYRVTHARYAFPSGDPYLVYPGPDGEPLSSIRAEVQADALFDLRALEQLESLAGRAFVEEMICGLCGMRRLTFDNYPKDPAFLLNLRERVAAEIDARCDQ; this is translated from the coding sequence ATGGAGCCTTACACGTTTTTTCTCGCGTCTTCACTGGAAAAGGTGTTTCCCGATCAAAAACCCGATGCGCTCGCCGAGGGGGCAGTGTGCACGGCATGGCGCGGGACGCGCGCGGGCGTGCAGCTCGTTTTTCATTCGCAGGCGGGGGCGGCGGCCTGGCGGTTCAAGGTGGCGGTCTCGGGCGCGCCTCAGATGCCGAGAATGCGGCGGGTGGAGTGCCTGCCTTCGGACTTCCCGTGCTATGAACGGCGCGATGAAAACTACCTGCGGGATCAGCCGGGCCTGTACCCGGATCTGCTTTGGCCGCTCGAAGCGGACGAGATCGAGCCGCTGCCCCGGCAGTACCGCAGCCTGTGGCTGACCTTTGACGTGCCCAAGGACGCAAGGCCGGGGGATTATCCGGTGCAGGTGACCGTCGCTGCGGTGGAGGATCACGTCGCCCCGAACGGAGCTCGCGTAAAGCGCCCCGAGGGTGCTCAGCGTGCGTGTGTCCTGCACTTTACGCTGCGGGTGCCGCGCGCGTCGCTTCCGCCCCAGAAGCTGTTGCATACCGAATGGTTTCACGCGGACTGCCTTGCGCAGTACTATGGCGTTGAAGCTTACAGCGAAGCGCACTGGAGAATTGTCGAGCGCTTTATAAAGGCAGCGGCGGAAGAGCATGGCATCAACGTGCTGCTGACGCCTGTGTTTACGCCGCCTCTGGACACCGCGGTCGGGCACGAGCGGCTGTGCGTACAGCTGGTCGACATCGAGCTTGAAGAAGGTGCCTATCGCTTTGACTTTTCAAAGCTTGCGCGCTGGGCGGATATTTGCCGGAGGAACGGCGTCGACACGCTCGAGATAGCGCACCTTTTCACCCAGTGGGGCGCGGCGGCGACGCCGAACATCTACGTGCACGAGCAAGGCGCGCTGCACCGAAAATTCGGATGGGACGTGTCCGCCAGGAGTCCTCTGTATCGTGCCTTTTTGGAGGCGTTTTTGCCTGCGCTTCGCCAATACCTCGCCGGTTTGGGGTATGACGACGAGCATGTGATCTACCACATTTCCGACGAGCCCTCGGCCGGGCATTCCGGCCAATACCGCGCGGCGCGGGCGCAGGCCGCCGACTTACTGCAGGGCTGCCGGATCATGGACGCGCTGAGCGACATTGGGTTCTATCGTGAAGGGCTCGTCGATCATCCCGTCGTCGCCGTAGACCACATCGAGCCTTTTGTCGAGGCGGGCGTGCCGGGGCTTTGGGCCTACTACTGCTGCGGCCAGTGCAAGGACGTCCCGAACCGGTTTTACGCGATGCCGAGCAGCCGGAATCGCATGATGGGTGTGCTGCTGTACCTGTATCGCATCGAAGGCTTCCTGCATTGGGGATACAACTTTTATAACGCGCAGTACTCCCTGCAGCCGATCGATCCGTATCGCGTAACCCATGCGAGGTACGCTTTTCCTTCCGGGGATCCCTATCTGGTCTATCCGGGGCCGGACGGAGAGCCGCTTTCCTCGATCCGCGCGGAAGTACAGGCGGACGCGCTCTTTGACCTTCGGGCGCTTGAACAGCTGGAATCGCTCGCCGGAAGAGCGTTTGTCGAGGAGATGATCTGCGGCCTTTGCGGCATGCGAAGGCTCACCTTTGATAATTATCCCAAGGATCCGGCGTTTTTGCTGAACCTTCGGGAGCGCGTAGCGGCGGAAATCGACGCGCGCTGCGACCAATAG
- the hpt gene encoding hypoxanthine phosphoribosyltransferase → MQQERRMYRDLKDELLLTKEQIAARVREMGEEITRDYDGMEGELVLVGILKGAIVFFADLIREIDLPLSMDFMAISSYGSATKSSGVVRILKDLDKDIVGKHVLVVEDIIDSGLTLSFLKDNLLSRGAASLKICTLLDKPERRRVDLHVDYAGFQIPDEFVVGYGLDYAETYRNLPDIGVLRPEVYSK, encoded by the coding sequence ATGCAACAGGAACGCAGGATGTACAGGGACTTAAAGGACGAACTGCTGCTGACAAAGGAGCAGATCGCGGCGCGCGTGAGGGAGATGGGCGAAGAGATCACCCGGGATTATGACGGCATGGAGGGGGAGCTGGTGCTGGTCGGCATCCTGAAGGGCGCGATCGTCTTCTTTGCCGACCTGATTCGCGAGATCGATCTGCCGCTTTCGATGGATTTCATGGCGATTTCCAGCTATGGCAGCGCCACCAAGTCTTCCGGCGTCGTGCGTATCCTCAAGGATTTGGACAAGGACATCGTCGGAAAGCACGTGCTGGTCGTGGAGGACATCATCGACAGCGGCCTGACGCTCTCGTTCCTCAAGGACAATCTGCTCTCCCGCGGCGCGGCGTCGCTGAAGATCTGCACGCTGCTCGACAAGCCGGAGCGAAGGCGGGTGGACCTGCACGTGGACTACGCGGGATTCCAGATTCCGGACGAGTTCGTCGTCGGCTACGGGCTGGATTACGCGGAGACGTACCGCAATTTACCGGATATCGGCGTGCTGCGCCCGGAGGTCTATTCGAAGTAA
- a CDS encoding NusG domain II-containing protein, whose protein sequence is MMKKRDVLIIVLVLVAALGAFSYTQSRPPERMTIPANTAGRVEPTTPPEETAAPKAEDQPRTTTAPAETADAQTEAPPAAEPTAANAQSAVVGPPVPQRIQTNNYVVIEVKSKRWGDPIPMDMDKEITVRQENGAVNVVSITPTSVKMHSSTCENQDCVYQDEIPINYMETNRILGNLIVCLPNQVVIRLVAGEEEAP, encoded by the coding sequence ATGATGAAAAAAAGGGACGTACTGATCATCGTCCTGGTGCTCGTCGCGGCGCTGGGCGCGTTTTCCTATACGCAGAGCAGACCGCCGGAGAGGATGACGATCCCGGCGAATACCGCCGGGCGCGTGGAGCCTACGACGCCGCCGGAGGAGACGGCCGCGCCGAAGGCAGAGGATCAGCCCCGCACGACCACGGCGCCGGCTGAAACGGCGGACGCGCAAACGGAAGCGCCCCCGGCGGCGGAGCCCACAGCGGCAAACGCACAAAGCGCAGTGGTGGGTCCGCCCGTGCCGCAGCGCATTCAGACGAACAACTACGTCGTCATCGAGGTAAAAAGCAAGCGCTGGGGCGACCCCATTCCCATGGATATGGACAAGGAAATTACGGTCAGGCAGGAGAACGGGGCGGTCAACGTCGTCAGCATTACGCCTACGAGCGTCAAGATGCATTCTTCCACCTGCGAAAACCAGGACTGCGTCTATCAGGACGAAATCCCGATCAACTACATGGAGACGAACCGGATTCTGGGAAATCTCATCGTGTGCCTGCCTAATCAGGTGGTCATCCGGCTCGTCGCAGGCGAGGAGGAAGCTCCATGA
- a CDS encoding PHP domain-containing protein, which produces MKADLHIHTTASDGALAPNAVVRAAAHADFSLIAVTDHDTIAGLEEARAGALAENIALLPGVELSVASAGMDREIHLLGYGIDPNDATLLRYFERKGVERAARMRSMVDKARALGMEIRLEDVRAMAQGVLSRAHIAKLMVEKGFVPDMRTAFERYLNPGKPVYVPREKTTVAEGCELVREAGGVPVLAHPGLLRMGETALEACVSEWVGQGLAGIEVYHPSHQANHLRFLCALARRKGLFVTGGSDYHGEQMRETHLGDGLDRWETCDADAKALWNAAGTRWGTLRGA; this is translated from the coding sequence ATGAAGGCGGACCTACACATCCATACGACCGCCTCGGACGGCGCGCTCGCTCCAAATGCGGTGGTACGTGCGGCGGCACATGCGGACTTTTCGTTGATCGCGGTGACCGATCACGACACCATCGCCGGGCTGGAAGAGGCCCGCGCCGGAGCGCTTGCGGAGAATATCGCGCTGCTGCCGGGCGTCGAGCTCAGCGTCGCGAGCGCCGGAATGGACAGAGAAATTCATCTGTTAGGATATGGAATCGACCCCAACGACGCGACGCTCCTTCGTTATTTTGAGCGGAAGGGCGTGGAACGGGCGGCGCGCATGCGGTCTATGGTGGACAAGGCGCGCGCACTCGGGATGGAAATCCGGCTTGAGGACGTGCGCGCTATGGCGCAGGGCGTTCTGTCCCGCGCGCATATCGCCAAGCTCATGGTGGAAAAGGGCTTCGTTCCGGACATGCGCACGGCCTTTGAACGTTATCTGAACCCGGGAAAGCCGGTTTACGTGCCTCGGGAAAAGACGACCGTGGCGGAGGGGTGCGAACTTGTGCGGGAGGCGGGAGGGGTGCCTGTGCTGGCGCATCCGGGCCTGCTGCGCATGGGGGAGACCGCGCTGGAGGCCTGCGTCAGCGAGTGGGTCGGACAGGGCCTGGCGGGCATTGAGGTATATCATCCCAGTCATCAGGCCAATCATCTGCGTTTTCTGTGCGCGCTCGCGCGCAGGAAGGGCCTGTTCGTGACGGGCGGCAGCGATTACCACGGCGAGCAGATGCGAGAAACCCATCTTGGCGACGGATTGGACAGATGGGAGACCTGCGATGCTGACGCGAAGGCGCTTTGGAACGCCGCAGGCACTCGTTGGGGAACCCTTAGGGGCGCCTGA
- the rsfS gene encoding ribosome silencing factor — protein sequence MLSNEQMAIFAARLLDEKKAQDIMLLDVHEMTVITDYMLICSGRSVPQVKALCEHVEEKLYEQGFDPRRKEGVGDGRWIVLDYGSLMIHIFHEQDRAYYQLERLWSDGANGVCFEEAQGEGQ from the coding sequence ATGCTGAGCAATGAACAAATGGCTATTTTCGCGGCGAGACTGCTGGACGAAAAAAAGGCGCAGGACATCATGCTGCTGGACGTGCACGAGATGACGGTCATCACCGATTACATGCTGATCTGTTCCGGACGCTCCGTGCCGCAGGTGAAGGCGCTTTGCGAGCACGTGGAGGAGAAACTCTATGAACAGGGCTTCGACCCGCGCCGCAAGGAAGGCGTAGGGGACGGACGGTGGATCGTGCTGGATTACGGCAGCCTGATGATTCACATCTTCCATGAGCAGGATCGCGCGTATTATCAGCTGGAGCGCCTGTGGTCGGACGGCGCGAACGGCGTGTGCTTTGAAGAGGCGCAGGGCGAAGGGCAGTAA
- the ftsH gene encoding ATP-dependent zinc metalloprotease FtsH, which produces MKKSYRGFALYAVIILAIIIISQMFGAMGQTRSVKIDYNKLLEYIEKDEISAVAILDDTLVGLMRTTKIAQMDFPDKAYDFETTIDKDNFFATVRQIYADKLGKPVSQVSELDFAFGITYLPQPQTPWYLEFIPFLIMMALVFVFWMFIMRQQSGGGNKVMSFGRSRARVFDPDKNKITFADVAGADEEKEELAEIVDFLRNPKRFTDLGARIPKGVLLVGPPGTGKTLLAKAVAGEAGVPFLSISGSDFVEMFVGVGASRVRDLFEQAKRHAPSIVFIDEIDAVGRHRGAGMGGGHDEREQTLNQLLVEMDGFSINEGVIVLAATNRRDILDPALLRPGRFDRQITVNYPDVRGREAVLKVHSRGKPLADDVDLSVLAKRTPFFTGADLENIMNEAAILCARAGGTVISMKNLRDAVERVQMGPEKKSHVVTEQDKRLVAYHEAGHAIVGAKLKYCDDVHLVTIVPRGNGAGGYTLSLPVEERDFSTKNALVDFVTMALGGYAAEKLVIGDVSNGATSDLKRSTELCRAMVTQYGMSDKLGPIYLGGEQEVFLARDMSQQTRNYSEELAALIDTEIREQLQNAYYRATDILRENVGKLHGLAELLIEKETVYKAEFEAFMNKEEEA; this is translated from the coding sequence TTGAAGAAGTCATACAGGGGGTTTGCGCTTTATGCCGTCATCATACTGGCGATCATCATCATCAGTCAGATGTTCGGCGCGATGGGGCAGACCCGCAGCGTCAAGATAGATTACAACAAGCTTTTGGAGTACATCGAAAAGGACGAGATCTCCGCCGTCGCCATTCTGGACGACACGCTGGTGGGCCTGATGCGCACGACAAAGATCGCGCAGATGGATTTCCCCGACAAGGCGTACGACTTTGAAACGACCATCGACAAGGACAACTTCTTTGCGACGGTGCGCCAGATTTACGCGGACAAGCTGGGCAAGCCGGTCAGTCAGGTGAGCGAGCTGGACTTCGCGTTCGGCATTACCTATCTGCCTCAGCCGCAGACGCCGTGGTATCTGGAGTTCATTCCATTCCTGATTATGATGGCGCTCGTGTTCGTCTTCTGGATGTTCATCATGCGCCAGCAGTCGGGCGGCGGCAACAAGGTCATGTCGTTCGGCCGCAGCCGCGCGCGCGTCTTTGACCCGGACAAGAACAAGATCACCTTTGCGGACGTGGCAGGCGCGGACGAGGAGAAGGAAGAGCTCGCCGAGATCGTGGACTTCCTGCGAAACCCCAAGCGGTTTACGGACCTCGGGGCGCGCATTCCCAAGGGCGTCCTGCTCGTGGGCCCTCCCGGCACCGGCAAAACGCTGCTGGCGAAGGCCGTCGCGGGCGAGGCGGGCGTACCGTTTCTGTCGATTTCCGGCTCCGACTTCGTGGAAATGTTCGTCGGCGTCGGCGCGAGCCGTGTGCGCGACCTGTTTGAGCAGGCGAAGCGTCATGCGCCGAGCATCGTCTTTATTGACGAGATCGACGCCGTCGGCCGTCACCGCGGCGCGGGCATGGGCGGCGGGCACGACGAGCGCGAACAGACGCTCAATCAGCTCCTGGTGGAGATGGACGGCTTCTCGATCAACGAGGGCGTCATCGTGCTCGCAGCGACGAACCGCCGCGACATCCTCGACCCGGCGCTGCTGCGCCCCGGACGCTTTGACCGGCAAATTACGGTCAATTACCCTGACGTGCGCGGCCGCGAGGCGGTGCTCAAGGTGCATTCGCGCGGCAAGCCCCTCGCGGACGACGTAGACCTCTCCGTGTTGGCCAAGCGCACGCCCTTCTTCACGGGCGCGGATCTAGAAAACATCATGAACGAGGCGGCGATCCTCTGCGCGCGCGCGGGCGGTACCGTCATTTCGATGAAGAACCTGCGCGACGCGGTGGAGCGCGTGCAAATGGGCCCCGAAAAGAAGAGTCACGTCGTGACCGAACAGGATAAGCGTCTGGTCGCCTATCACGAGGCGGGGCACGCCATCGTGGGGGCGAAGCTGAAATACTGCGACGACGTACACTTGGTGACGATCGTGCCGCGCGGCAACGGCGCGGGCGGATACACGCTGTCCCTGCCGGTGGAGGAACGCGATTTTTCGACCAAGAATGCGCTCGTCGACTTCGTGACCATGGCGTTGGGCGGTTACGCGGCGGAAAAGCTCGTCATCGGCGACGTGTCCAACGGCGCGACGAGCGATCTGAAGCGCTCGACGGAGCTGTGCCGTGCGATGGTGACGCAGTACGGCATGAGCGACAAGCTGGGCCCGATCTATCTGGGCGGCGAACAGGAAGTCTTCCTCGCGCGCGATATGAGCCAGCAGACGCGCAATTACTCTGAGGAACTTGCCGCGCTCATCGACACGGAAATTCGCGAGCAGCTGCAAAACGCGTACTATCGGGCGACGGATATCCTGCGGGAAAATGTCGGGAAGCTGCACGGCCTTGCCGAGCTGCTGATCGAAAAAGAGACGGTGTACAAGGCGGAGTTCGAGGCTTTTATGAACAAGGAAGAGGAAGCCTGA
- a CDS encoding Gx transporter family protein encodes MSERTRRVALSGLLTALMVILGYFDSAIQIPIPIPVPGIKLGLANSVLLYSVYMMGIGQTLILMVLKVLITGFMFGNPQMMTYSFMGGLLSVLMMLLVRRIKGVSVIGTSVVGAAFHNVGQILVAALQLKLPELFTTYLPILLVVGVVTGVLTGIIAQMVMKHLKHMPQARS; translated from the coding sequence ATGAGCGAGCGGACGAGGCGCGTGGCGCTTTCGGGCCTGCTGACCGCGCTGATGGTGATCCTGGGTTACTTTGACAGCGCCATCCAGATCCCGATCCCCATACCGGTGCCCGGCATTAAGCTGGGTCTGGCGAATTCGGTGCTCCTGTATTCCGTGTACATGATGGGTATCGGTCAGACGTTGATTTTGATGGTGCTCAAGGTTCTGATTACGGGATTCATGTTCGGCAACCCGCAGATGATGACGTACAGCTTTATGGGCGGCCTGCTCAGCGTTCTGATGATGCTGCTCGTCAGGCGGATCAAGGGAGTCAGCGTCATCGGGACGAGCGTCGTCGGCGCGGCGTTTCATAACGTCGGTCAGATCCTCGTCGCGGCGCTTCAGCTGAAGCTGCCGGAGCTGTTTACCACGTATCTGCCCATTCTGCTGGTAGTCGGCGTGGTTACGGGCGTGTTGACCGGCATCATCGCGCAGATGGTCATGAAGCACCTAAAGCACATGCCGCAGGCGAGGTCATAG
- the tilS gene encoding tRNA lysidine(34) synthetase TilS gives MLEEKVREALLGPCGVHTGDVVLAAVSGGADSVALLHALYGMAKAGEIRLEAAHFEHGIRGGESLDDARFVRALCDTLQIPLHEGSADVPALARAWKNGLEDAARQARYAFLQDCAANGGIKAVALAHHMQDQAETLLLHAARGSAGRGLCAMQARSGLYVRPMLGVNRSEVLAYLDERGLSWREDSTNASLEPARNRVRHTVMPSLRSVNPRVEEALCRLAGMARRDEAYFDEALKSLCLPAPIGVPYGLCMPLKPLRPLHPALLSRALYGFLVEAGVKNLSYECLERLENTVRMGGTCSLTGGFTAHAGWTHLHVVSEGFSPETSFEIPLQEALAGRTLPLGGCLRHVPGEYEGLGDGIRRQALRTDALSGAVVRYRRPGDRFWPLGAAGAQKFKQTMIDCRLDRPFRDLVPLIADKDRILWAIGLRVSQEAAVLKDGRGAEYLAFSGRLPWL, from the coding sequence ATGCTCGAAGAGAAGGTCCGCGAAGCGCTGCTGGGGCCGTGCGGCGTGCATACGGGGGATGTGGTGCTCGCCGCGGTCAGCGGAGGGGCGGATTCCGTCGCGCTGCTGCACGCGCTGTACGGTATGGCGAAGGCCGGAGAAATCCGGCTGGAGGCTGCGCACTTCGAGCACGGTATCCGCGGCGGGGAATCGCTCGACGACGCGCGATTCGTGCGTGCGCTTTGCGATACGCTGCAAATTCCGCTGCACGAAGGGAGCGCAGACGTACCGGCGCTTGCGCGGGCGTGGAAAAACGGCCTGGAGGACGCCGCGCGGCAGGCGCGGTATGCTTTTTTACAGGACTGCGCGGCGAACGGGGGCATCAAGGCCGTCGCGCTGGCACATCATATGCAGGATCAGGCAGAGACGCTGCTGCTGCATGCGGCGCGGGGGAGCGCAGGGCGCGGCCTTTGCGCGATGCAAGCGCGCAGCGGCCTTTACGTCCGCCCGATGCTGGGCGTAAATCGATCGGAAGTCCTCGCCTATTTGGATGAACGGGGCCTGTCTTGGCGTGAGGATTCGACCAACGCCTCTCTAGAGCCCGCGCGCAACCGCGTGCGGCACACGGTGATGCCGTCTCTTCGTAGTGTCAATCCACGCGTTGAGGAGGCGCTTTGCCGCCTGGCAGGCATGGCGCGGCGCGACGAAGCGTACTTTGACGAGGCGCTGAAAAGCCTTTGCCTGCCTGCGCCCATAGGTGTGCCCTACGGTCTGTGCATGCCGCTTAAACCCTTGCGGCCGCTCCATCCGGCGCTGCTGTCCCGGGCACTTTACGGGTTCCTCGTCGAGGCGGGGGTCAAAAACCTGTCCTATGAGTGCCTTGAACGGTTGGAAAATACGGTTAGAATGGGCGGTACGTGCAGCCTTACGGGCGGCTTTACGGCGCACGCGGGCTGGACGCATCTGCACGTCGTATCGGAAGGGTTCAGCCCCGAAACATCGTTTGAGATTCCGTTGCAAGAGGCGCTGGCAGGCAGAACGCTGCCCTTGGGCGGATGCCTGAGGCACGTCCCTGGAGAATATGAAGGGCTGGGCGACGGCATACGGCGGCAGGCTCTGCGTACGGATGCGCTGTCAGGCGCCGTCGTTCGCTACAGGCGGCCGGGCGACCGGTTTTGGCCGCTGGGCGCCGCCGGAGCGCAAAAGTTCAAGCAGACGATGATCGACTGCCGGCTGGATCGGCCTTTTCGAGACCTCGTCCCCCTGATTGCCGATAAAGACAGGATTCTTTGGGCGATTGGGCTGCGCGTGAGCCAGGAAGCGGCCGTCCTGAAGGACGGTCGGGGTGCGGAATACCTTGCCTTTTCGGGCAGATTGCCCTGGCTATAG
- a CDS encoding SpoIIE family protein phosphatase, whose amino-acid sequence MAQRRVCRLEVGTSTDRREKRRDGRRRHTAHSAGKERRQVRIEPLHSLFFFACTFLSSFAALPFGSMPVAPAFFAALLAFDEAAAWGAAGIIAGALTGVFRGVMMQGWQLPECIVISLMMPVARRCFKPKWHCWLYALSAFAAALPTLFVQSDRFTAIFQCVELGVGVLALTPVFTRIILMIQGRESAGAADDCLCMLVLAVCMLAGLNGLGTAGGFLVRVVSVALTGACAYAGGGVAGVACGGAVGLALALLGRPAHEIVLLLLTGFFCALARGGTRNRAAAGVGVAALCTCAFFGLEFLRWGTLLSILCAAAALTLCPQSVLIWMEKRISPALGEDARAELSRRYTYHSVRDVACSLREMTDALPAPHAPQREDEARVERFAQGFCEQCGKRMVCWNDEFAHTKQWVSQMLRPLPERSDEEVRQGAEAMGCERSRHFAEARRGQLMQERMENAAYTRCIEQHGTMKRQLGALAQAVTRLSGELCEDIELDNAVSEQIRRALTRAGIQARVIYAVRSGGRLRVMVERKDESTIGSVQEAIAAAAKTPVRCIYDELLQTELYFEQDAPLDAEVAAASMKKAGEEVAGDSNFTHRLRGGRCLVALSDGMGSGSAARRESQAALRLLYRCFKAGYSRAQALKAVNSLMVSCAGEDVFATLDLCLLDLYEGRATIEKLGACTSFLVHDGKCEALEADTLPMGMLLDVQPCSRSVEVDVGDLLIFMTDGVADTFPQGQEGLMLAIDRLRTQSPQTISRALLERALRVQGGQAGDDMTVLCVRIVESGMEEYRQGRKRG is encoded by the coding sequence ATGGCGCAGAGAAGGGTATGCAGGCTTGAAGTGGGGACAAGCACGGACAGGCGTGAAAAGCGCCGGGACGGACGGCGGCGGCATACCGCGCACAGCGCGGGGAAGGAGCGCCGTCAGGTGCGGATTGAACCGCTGCATTCGCTGTTCTTCTTCGCTTGTACGTTCCTGTCTTCCTTTGCGGCGCTTCCTTTCGGCAGCATGCCGGTCGCACCGGCATTTTTTGCGGCGCTGCTGGCCTTTGACGAGGCGGCGGCCTGGGGAGCGGCGGGCATCATCGCGGGCGCGCTCACGGGCGTTTTCCGCGGCGTCATGATGCAGGGCTGGCAGCTTCCGGAGTGTATCGTCATTTCGCTCATGATGCCCGTGGCGCGCCGATGCTTTAAGCCCAAATGGCATTGCTGGCTTTACGCGCTGTCGGCGTTCGCGGCGGCACTGCCGACGCTCTTCGTGCAGAGCGACAGATTCACCGCCATTTTTCAGTGCGTGGAGCTCGGCGTCGGCGTACTCGCGCTGACGCCTGTGTTTACGCGCATCATTCTGATGATCCAGGGACGGGAAAGCGCCGGCGCGGCGGACGACTGCCTGTGCATGCTGGTGCTCGCGGTCTGTATGCTGGCGGGTTTGAACGGGCTGGGAACTGCGGGCGGATTTCTCGTGCGCGTGGTGTCTGTCGCGCTTACGGGCGCCTGCGCCTATGCCGGAGGTGGCGTCGCGGGCGTGGCCTGCGGCGGCGCGGTCGGGCTTGCGCTGGCCTTGCTCGGGCGTCCCGCGCACGAAATCGTCCTTTTGCTGCTGACGGGCTTTTTCTGCGCCCTTGCGCGCGGCGGAACCCGCAACCGGGCGGCGGCGGGAGTCGGCGTCGCGGCGCTTTGCACGTGCGCCTTCTTTGGGCTCGAGTTCCTGCGGTGGGGGACGCTGCTGTCCATCCTCTGCGCGGCGGCGGCGCTGACGCTGTGTCCGCAGTCCGTGTTGATCTGGATGGAAAAGCGCATCTCGCCCGCCCTGGGCGAGGACGCGCGTGCGGAGCTATCGAGGCGCTATACATATCATAGCGTCCGCGACGTGGCTTGCAGTCTGCGGGAGATGACCGACGCGCTGCCCGCCCCGCACGCGCCACAACGGGAGGATGAGGCGCGCGTCGAGCGCTTTGCACAGGGCTTTTGCGAGCAGTGCGGGAAGCGAATGGTCTGCTGGAACGACGAATTCGCCCATACCAAGCAGTGGGTTTCTCAGATGCTGCGGCCTTTGCCGGAGCGCTCGGACGAGGAGGTGCGTCAGGGAGCCGAAGCGATGGGCTGCGAGCGAAGCCGCCACTTCGCGGAGGCGCGCAGAGGCCAGCTCATGCAGGAACGCATGGAAAATGCGGCCTATACGCGCTGCATTGAGCAGCACGGGACGATGAAACGCCAACTGGGAGCGCTGGCGCAGGCCGTGACGCGTCTGTCGGGCGAACTGTGCGAGGACATAGAACTGGACAACGCGGTCAGCGAGCAGATCAGGAGGGCGCTTACGCGGGCTGGTATACAGGCGCGGGTCATCTACGCGGTACGCAGCGGCGGACGGCTGCGGGTGATGGTGGAACGAAAGGACGAGTCCACGATCGGCAGCGTGCAGGAGGCCATCGCCGCGGCCGCCAAGACGCCGGTGCGCTGCATCTACGACGAACTGCTGCAAACCGAGCTGTACTTCGAGCAGGACGCTCCACTGGACGCCGAGGTTGCGGCGGCGAGCATGAAGAAGGCAGGCGAGGAGGTCGCGGGGGATAGCAACTTTACCCACCGGCTGCGGGGCGGAAGGTGCCTGGTGGCGCTCAGCGACGGTATGGGGAGCGGAAGCGCCGCGCGGCGGGAGAGCCAAGCAGCGCTCAGGCTCCTGTACCGCTGCTTCAAGGCCGGATATTCCCGAGCGCAGGCGCTCAAGGCGGTCAACAGCCTGATGGTTTCCTGCGCAGGGGAGGATGTCTTCGCGACGCTGGACCTGTGTCTGCTGGATCTATACGAGGGGCGTGCTACGATTGAAAAGCTGGGCGCGTGCACTTCCTTTCTGGTCCATGACGGCAAGTGCGAAGCGCTGGAAGCGGACACCCTGCCGATGGGCATGCTGTTGGACGTGCAGCCCTGTTCCCGCTCGGTGGAGGTGGACGTGGGCGACCTGCTGATCTTCATGACGGACGGCGTCGCGGATACGTTCCCGCAGGGGCAGGAAGGGCTGATGCTGGCGATCGACCGCCTGCGCACGCAGAGTCCTCAGACGATCAGCCGTGCGCTGCTGGAGCGCGCGCTGCGCGTACAGGGCGGGCAGGCGGGCGACGACATGACGGTGCTGTGCGTGCGCATCGTCGAGAGCGGCATGGAGGAATACCGGCAGGGACGAAAAAGAGGATAA